A genome region from Sphingobium sp. CR2-8 includes the following:
- a CDS encoding CheR family methyltransferase yields MSLHAAGTNNFEGAARVLAGLLEARTGQVLSEARAWRMETALRPILRAHGLRDMDELAARLLRKRDPRLDEEVVNALLNNESSFFRDLQIFDLIHRQILPRIQEDRQDRILRIWSAGCSTGQEAYSIAIRLRNDAARWQGWRIEIVATDISTSAIEQARAGIFSQMDVQRGLPVGDLIKWFEPHGEDWRASPDLRRMIDFRRDNLFESRAPSGAYDLLLCRNVLLYFTPERRKDVLGLLARHSHANSVLLLGAGETVIGQGDAFVPHADFRGGYAPKAVLPDRAGQPMRRAG; encoded by the coding sequence ATGTCGCTTCACGCCGCCGGAACGAACAATTTCGAAGGGGCTGCTCGCGTTCTGGCAGGGCTTTTGGAAGCACGGACGGGGCAGGTTCTGTCGGAAGCGCGCGCCTGGCGGATGGAAACCGCGCTGCGCCCTATTCTTCGCGCGCATGGCCTGCGAGACATGGATGAACTGGCCGCCCGTCTGCTGCGCAAGCGCGACCCGCGACTGGATGAGGAGGTCGTCAACGCGCTGCTCAACAATGAAAGCAGTTTTTTCCGCGATCTTCAGATTTTCGACCTGATCCATCGCCAGATATTGCCGCGGATCCAGGAAGATCGGCAGGATCGCATACTGCGCATATGGAGTGCGGGCTGTTCGACGGGGCAGGAAGCCTATTCGATCGCCATCCGCCTGCGGAACGACGCGGCCCGGTGGCAGGGCTGGCGCATCGAAATAGTGGCCACGGACATTTCTACATCGGCGATCGAGCAGGCGCGCGCCGGCATCTTTTCCCAGATGGACGTGCAGCGCGGTTTGCCGGTGGGCGATCTCATCAAATGGTTCGAACCCCATGGCGAGGATTGGCGCGCCAGCCCCGACCTGCGCCGGATGATCGATTTTCGTCGCGACAACCTGTTCGAGTCACGCGCGCCGTCGGGCGCCTATGATCTGCTGCTGTGCCGCAACGTCCTGCTCTATTTCACGCCCGAACGACGCAAGGATGTGCTTGGCCTGTTGGCCCGCCATAGTCATGCGAACTCGGTCCTTCTATTGGGTGCAGGGGAAACGGTGATCGGGCAGGGCGACGCCTTCGTCCCGCATGCCGATTTTCGCGGCGGCTATGCGCCCAAGGCTGTCTTGCCCGATCGCGCGGGGCAGCCGATGCGTCGCGCGGGGTGA
- a CDS encoding N-acetylmuramoyl-L-alanine amidase yields the protein MTDMPMIDTPSPNFDDRSLPITMLVLHYTGMPDAASAINWLANPESKVSAHYVVTEDGQVIRMVDEANRAWHAGRSHWRGVDDINSASIGIEIVNPGHEWGYRPFPETQMGSLIPLVHAIVQRHRITRGNIVGHSDIAPARKQDPGELFPWGQLARLRLALPRPTKNLMDPHWTDSGFMLALERFGYDIAEPQPAVVAFQRRFRPERIDGVIDGECRAILLALLLPKPRGDE from the coding sequence ATGACAGACATGCCGATGATCGACACGCCGTCGCCCAATTTCGACGACCGCAGCCTGCCCATCACGATGCTGGTGCTGCATTATACCGGCATGCCCGACGCGGCGAGCGCCATCAACTGGCTCGCCAATCCGGAATCGAAAGTGTCCGCCCATTATGTCGTCACGGAAGACGGGCAGGTCATCCGCATGGTCGATGAAGCCAATCGCGCCTGGCATGCCGGGCGATCGCACTGGCGCGGCGTCGATGACATCAATTCCGCCAGCATCGGCATAGAGATCGTCAACCCCGGCCATGAATGGGGTTATCGGCCTTTCCCCGAAACGCAGATGGGATCGCTGATCCCACTCGTCCATGCCATCGTCCAGCGGCACAGGATCACGCGCGGCAACATCGTCGGCCACAGCGACATCGCGCCTGCGCGCAAGCAGGATCCGGGCGAGCTTTTCCCCTGGGGCCAGTTGGCGCGCCTGCGCCTGGCGCTGCCACGGCCGACGAAGAATCTGATGGACCCGCATTGGACGGACAGCGGTTTCATGCTGGCGTTGGAACGGTTCGGCTACGACATCGCCGAACCGCAACCTGCGGTGGTTGCGTTCCAGCGCCGCTTTCGGCCGGAGCGGATCGATGGCGTGATCGATGGCGAATGTCGCGCCATCCTGCTCGCTCTGCTGCTGCCCAAGCCCAGGGGCGATGAATAA
- a CDS encoding chemotaxis protein CheB — protein sequence MTAIVPMMTNHSDGGRVIRTLVVDDSVVVRTVIERILNADPAYNVIHKTSSAEHALSYLADNVVDLILLDIELPGQSGLAALPQILRANPAVKVAILSGKCEEGSSAAVEALALGASDIVSKPGSGSFGEQFPQALIDRLNRLFFDQPSASPPSHLASAATPHLADSPLACIGIGASTGGIHALGQLFEGLAAPLGVPVLLTQHLPASFTVYFAQQLSRMTSLRVKVAETGDTLVADTVYVAPGDANIQLRRGLHGRVMILLNPERTPAGNLPGVDPMFASMADVYGPGAAGIVLTGMGRDGTIGARDIVAAGGWVVAQDEASSVVWGMPGSVVGAGLTCAVMEPLAIMNFVARRGKVAA from the coding sequence ATGACCGCGATTGTGCCGATGATGACCAACCACAGCGACGGAGGGCGAGTCATTCGTACGCTGGTCGTCGATGATTCGGTGGTCGTGCGGACGGTGATCGAACGCATCCTTAATGCCGATCCCGCCTATAATGTCATCCATAAGACCAGCAGCGCGGAACATGCGCTAAGCTATCTGGCCGACAATGTGGTGGATCTGATCCTGCTCGATATCGAACTGCCGGGACAGAGCGGTTTGGCGGCTCTACCGCAAATCCTGCGCGCCAATCCCGCCGTCAAGGTCGCTATCCTGTCCGGCAAGTGCGAGGAAGGCAGCTCGGCGGCGGTGGAAGCGCTGGCCCTGGGCGCCAGCGATATCGTGTCCAAGCCGGGCAGCGGGAGCTTCGGCGAACAATTTCCGCAGGCTTTGATCGATCGACTGAACCGGCTGTTCTTCGATCAGCCTTCGGCGTCACCTCCGTCGCACCTGGCGTCTGCGGCAACGCCCCATTTGGCGGACTCTCCCCTTGCCTGCATCGGCATCGGTGCGTCGACCGGCGGCATCCACGCACTGGGCCAGTTGTTCGAGGGCCTGGCCGCGCCTTTGGGCGTGCCGGTGCTGCTGACCCAGCATCTACCCGCGAGCTTCACCGTCTATTTCGCGCAGCAATTGTCGCGCATGACCAGTTTGCGCGTGAAGGTTGCGGAGACCGGTGACACGCTCGTCGCAGACACCGTCTATGTCGCGCCCGGCGACGCCAATATCCAATTGCGTCGCGGCTTGCACGGCCGGGTCATGATCCTGCTCAATCCCGAACGCACGCCTGCCGGCAACCTGCCGGGGGTCGATCCTATGTTCGCCAGCATGGCGGATGTGTACGGCCCTGGCGCTGCGGGCATCGTCCTGACCGGCATGGGGCGCGACGGCACGATCGGCGCGCGTGACATCGTGGCGGCGGGCGGATGGGTGGTCGCGCAGGATGAAGCAAGCAGCGTCGTTTGGGGGATGCCGGGATCGGTGGTCGGGGCTGGACTGACCTGCGCCGTCATGGAACCGCTCGCGATCATGAATTTCGTTGCGCGCCGTGGCAAGGTCGCCGCTTGA